A genome region from Bdellovibrionales bacterium includes the following:
- a CDS encoding CBS domain-containing protein, translating to MSKNVEIVLPGAHLTEVAQKMQNRDCGCVLVISEDRIVGIITDRDLAVRCIAKGHNCADTTAETVMSSEILYCRDTDGADAVTKNMGENKVRRLAVLDSNKRLVGIVTLGDLASHTNHKLCGEVLGEICRAPA from the coding sequence ATGAGTAAGAATGTTGAGATTGTTCTTCCGGGGGCGCATTTAACTGAGGTCGCGCAGAAGATGCAAAATCGCGATTGTGGCTGTGTCCTTGTTATCAGCGAAGACAGAATTGTTGGAATCATAACCGACCGCGACCTTGCGGTCAGATGTATAGCAAAAGGGCATAACTGTGCAGACACAACGGCTGAAACGGTTATGAGCTCTGAAATTCTGTATTGCCGCGACACGGACGGCGCTGATGCCGTTACGAAAAACATGGGTGAGAATAAAGTTCGCAGACTAGCGGTTCTCGATTCAAACAAGCGTCTGGTCGGAATCGTTACCCTTGGCGATCTGGCTTCACATACCAATCACAAGCTTTGTGGCGAGGTGCTTGGAGAAATCTGTCGTGCTCCGGCCTAA
- a CDS encoding YMGG-like glycine zipper-containing protein — protein MKKLNYATLSIAILVLLSACGSKTSDRTLSGAGIGAGVGAVSGALMGSPATGALVGGAVGAAAGGLTKQEDINLGDPIWR, from the coding sequence ATGAAAAAACTAAACTATGCAACACTCTCAATCGCCATTCTCGTTCTGCTTTCTGCTTGTGGCAGCAAAACAAGCGACCGCACACTCAGCGGTGCAGGTATAGGTGCTGGCGTAGGCGCGGTCAGTGGCGCTCTTATGGGAAGTCCCGCGACGGGTGCGCTTGTTGGCGGTGCCGTTGGTGCAGCAGCAGGCGGTCTAACCAAGCAAGAAGACATCAATCTTGGCGACCCCATCTGGAGGTAA
- a CDS encoding DUF1328 domain-containing protein, producing MLRYMIIFFLLAVCAAFLGFGGLAADFAGIARILAGIFIILFLGTLVYQIITGRRANLPPL from the coding sequence ATGCTAAGATACATGATTATCTTTTTTCTTCTTGCCGTTTGCGCCGCTTTTCTTGGATTTGGCGGACTCGCTGCTGATTTCGCAGGCATCGCCAGGATTCTGGCGGGGATATTTATTATCCTATTCCTCGGAACGCTCGTTTATCAAATCATAACGGGGCGCAGGGCAAATCTGCCGCCTTTATAA
- a CDS encoding fasciclin domain-containing protein translates to MTYPLTKKLAMLLTTSTLALITAACSSEQSPRNFYATSGPSSVYVEEALADQNDLTMFYQALHVTGVINELNDNTEYTIFAPTNAAFSQIQPRVYPCFYVAQCRPQVAAILRNHIVPRNESIERFSRWGGNIPTIGNRRIDVEEPYKGHFTVEGYRVLYQNEGSDASRVRGNKISLYRIDGVIASDQDMVPFRTVPFVAMPAGVMEKTVTTYRTPVSSSYAPQTIMPNGYWVPGGYATNPVVYTNEYDDVPDSITETTTVTHTTTK, encoded by the coding sequence ATGACATACCCCCTTACAAAAAAGCTTGCGATGCTTTTAACAACATCCACGCTCGCGTTAATAACGGCAGCTTGTTCATCCGAACAAAGCCCCCGAAACTTTTATGCCACATCAGGCCCATCAAGCGTCTATGTTGAAGAAGCGCTTGCGGATCAAAATGATTTGACGATGTTTTATCAAGCGCTGCATGTGACAGGCGTAATTAATGAACTTAACGACAACACGGAATATACCATTTTTGCGCCGACAAATGCTGCCTTTTCTCAAATTCAGCCGCGTGTCTATCCTTGCTTTTACGTAGCACAATGCCGTCCCCAAGTTGCCGCTATTTTGCGCAACCACATCGTGCCAAGGAATGAGAGCATTGAGCGTTTCTCTAGATGGGGTGGCAACATCCCAACAATTGGCAATCGTCGTATTGACGTTGAAGAGCCCTATAAAGGCCACTTCACAGTCGAAGGTTATCGCGTGCTCTATCAGAATGAAGGCAGTGATGCGAGCCGTGTCAGAGGCAACAAAATCAGCCTCTATCGCATTGATGGCGTAATTGCCAGTGATCAAGATATGGTGCCGTTTCGTACCGTGCCGTTTGTTGCTATGCCTGCGGGTGTGATGGAAAAGACGGTTACAACCTACCGCACGCCGGTGTCTTCTTCCTATGCACCACAAACCATTATGCCAAACGGCTATTGGGTTCCGGGAGGGTATGCAACCAATCCGGTTGTTTACACGAACGAATATGATGATGTGCCAGACAGCATAACAGAGACGACAACGGTCACGCATACGACAACCAAGTAA
- a CDS encoding BON domain-containing protein: MKNLRSISYFMAVGVLGLALGACSMFSGHETSGQYVDDTTITTKVKAQIFDDPSLKVLQVNVETMKGVVQLSGFVDSRQNEAKAVSIAQKVRGVVSVKDDLVVR; encoded by the coding sequence ATGAAAAATCTACGCTCTATCTCCTATTTTATGGCCGTTGGTGTGCTTGGTCTTGCGCTTGGCGCTTGTTCGATGTTTTCCGGTCATGAAACATCTGGTCAATACGTTGACGACACCACGATTACCACAAAGGTAAAGGCCCAAATCTTTGATGACCCGTCCCTTAAGGTTTTGCAGGTCAACGTTGAAACGATGAAGGGTGTCGTTCAGCTTAGTGGTTTTGTCGATTCCAGGCAAAATGAGGCCAAGGCCGTTTCTATTGCGCAAAAAGTTAGAGGGGTTGTCTCGGTCAAGGACGATCTTGTGGTGAGGTAA
- a CDS encoding ABC transporter ATP-binding protein: MLTLTNLNTHYGQAHILRDVNLHVGAGECVALLGRNGAGKSTTMKAIIGMIPASSGEITYHGTNLHKLKNYRRARLGIGYVPEERRVFNTLTVLEHFITGTQPPRDGFKPWTAERIFALFPKLYELRDRQGGQLSGGEQQMLTVARTLMGNPDCLLLDEPTEGLAPIVVQQVTDAIKILKAEGLAILLSEQNQHTAAALADRTYVLEKGQVIYEGSLAAITAKAHRALGW, encoded by the coding sequence ATGCTCACCCTTACCAACCTGAACACCCATTATGGGCAGGCGCATATTCTGCGCGATGTGAATCTGCATGTCGGCGCAGGTGAATGTGTGGCTCTTCTGGGGCGCAACGGTGCGGGGAAATCGACGACGATGAAGGCTATTATCGGGATGATTCCGGCCAGCAGCGGCGAAATTACCTATCATGGAACCAACCTCCACAAGCTAAAGAACTATCGTCGTGCGCGGCTTGGCATCGGTTATGTGCCTGAGGAGCGGCGCGTGTTTAACACGCTCACCGTCCTTGAACATTTTATCACGGGGACGCAACCGCCTCGCGATGGCTTCAAGCCGTGGACGGCAGAACGCATCTTCGCGTTGTTCCCCAAATTGTACGAGCTGCGTGATCGTCAGGGCGGACAACTCTCGGGCGGCGAGCAGCAAATGCTGACAGTGGCGCGCACCTTAATGGGAAATCCCGACTGTCTGCTTCTTGATGAACCAACGGAAGGCCTTGCCCCCATCGTGGTGCAGCAAGTCACGGATGCGATCAAAATACTGAAGGCCGAAGGGCTGGCTATCTTACTGTCCGAACAAAACCAGCACACCGCCGCCGCGTTGGCCGACCGCACCTATGTCCTTGAGAAGGGGCAAGTCATTTACGAAGGATCCTTGGCGGCAATAACAGCCAAAGCTCATCGAGCGTTGGGTTGGTGA
- a CDS encoding ABC transporter substrate-binding protein, producing the protein MKNHLFAIALLTLIALPAAAQEATKTPIKIGELYPNTTVPDQAKDWNAGWKMALTEINAAGGVLGHPLAVISRDDKSSPSETIKALEEFKGREGIKIFFGTLLSHTSLAASQFAKQNHMLMVKGAGGSSKLNEEGGHNLYFQLGPPTSAWAGYYGKFLAPMGKKRWAIVSADYEMGRSIVAGFQREMKKRDPSVEFVETQWFPIGKLEAGATSQALSRAKPDALFAVMWGGDYARFVREAGKRGLFKDRLVISPICGADLYLRPLGKEAPVGWYSFQGFPAQNLTDPMGKAFAAQFKKTYDEWPYLQAFMGYSTLKILAEAISKAGSDDPDKVAALLRRSAFTIPSGTIRFRADGLSTLGEWVGQTGFVDGIPTIVNPEYIDVQEFLPSPEENIAKWKK; encoded by the coding sequence ATGAAAAACCATCTCTTCGCCATTGCCCTGCTGACCCTCATCGCGCTTCCCGCTGCCGCGCAGGAGGCGACAAAAACGCCAATCAAAATTGGCGAGTTATATCCCAACACGACTGTGCCCGACCAAGCCAAAGATTGGAATGCAGGTTGGAAAATGGCATTGACGGAAATTAATGCTGCAGGTGGTGTGCTTGGGCATCCTCTTGCCGTCATCTCACGCGATGACAAATCCAGCCCGTCGGAGACCATCAAAGCCCTTGAAGAATTTAAAGGTCGTGAAGGAATTAAAATCTTTTTCGGCACGCTGCTGAGCCATACGAGCCTTGCTGCCTCACAGTTTGCCAAGCAAAACCACATGCTGATGGTCAAGGGCGCAGGAGGAAGCTCCAAACTTAATGAGGAAGGTGGCCACAACCTGTATTTTCAACTTGGCCCTCCGACAAGCGCTTGGGCGGGGTATTATGGCAAGTTTCTTGCCCCCATGGGCAAAAAGCGCTGGGCCATTGTGTCGGCAGATTACGAAATGGGCCGCTCAATAGTCGCGGGATTTCAAAGAGAAATGAAGAAGCGAGATCCCTCCGTTGAATTTGTTGAAACACAGTGGTTCCCCATAGGCAAGCTTGAAGCAGGGGCAACATCACAGGCCCTATCTCGTGCGAAGCCAGATGCCCTTTTTGCTGTTATGTGGGGCGGCGATTATGCTCGCTTTGTTCGCGAGGCTGGCAAGCGTGGCCTATTCAAAGATCGTCTTGTTATATCGCCAATTTGTGGCGCTGATCTATATCTGCGTCCCCTCGGCAAGGAAGCGCCCGTGGGGTGGTATTCATTTCAAGGCTTTCCCGCGCAGAATCTCACCGATCCCATGGGCAAAGCTTTTGCCGCACAGTTCAAAAAGACCTATGATGAATGGCCCTATTTACAGGCCTTTATGGGATACAGCACTTTGAAGATTTTGGCCGAAGCGATTAGTAAGGCCGGATCCGATGATCCCGATAAAGTCGCCGCACTTCTACGCAGAAGCGCTTTCACAATTCCATCTGGCACAATCAGGTTCCGCGCGGATGGTCTGTCTACCTTGGGCGAATGGGTTGGGCAGACAGGATTCGTGGATGGTATCCCAACAATCGTGAACCCTGAGTATATCGATGTGCAAGAGTTTCTGCCGTCCCCTGAAGAAAATATAGCCAAGTGGAAAAAGTAA
- a CDS encoding ABC transporter substrate-binding protein, with protein sequence MKKLTTLIAVLLLAAPVWAATPAKEPIKIGEMFPYSVMHDFAVKWQQGWKMALNEVNASGGVLGHPLEIVSRDDKGNPSEAIKLLEDYKSREHIKLFMGTAHSHVGLAASTFAKQNHMLLFRGHGGSSEFTTTAGHDLYLTIQPPCDTWAGILAEKAAQSGKKRWAFVAPDFALSRSVIDGFQRDIKQLVPQTEFVETQYFPIGKLDAGAVTQAVAHAKPDGIFVVMWGTDYLKFVREGRKRGLFNDRLVIGPYPGYSAFIKPLGNEAPVGWYSAYGYPVDKIEGQSHKTFVTNFRKAYGDDPDLSSLYGYGIVKILAQAINAVGSDDPDKVVTYIKANQFDLPGNMLSFRADGVSSMGDWVGYTGFRDGVPTILNPEYVNPAKYLPSAEENMAKWKK encoded by the coding sequence ATGAAAAAGCTTACCACCCTTATTGCTGTTCTTCTCCTCGCCGCACCCGTGTGGGCCGCGACGCCGGCGAAGGAACCCATTAAAATCGGCGAGATGTTTCCCTATTCAGTCATGCATGACTTTGCTGTCAAATGGCAGCAAGGATGGAAGATGGCCTTGAATGAAGTGAACGCATCGGGCGGCGTCTTGGGCCATCCTTTGGAAATTGTCTCACGTGATGACAAGGGCAACCCCAGCGAAGCCATCAAGCTCCTTGAAGATTATAAAAGCAGAGAGCACATCAAGCTCTTTATGGGCACGGCGCACAGCCATGTCGGACTGGCGGCTTCAACGTTCGCTAAACAAAACCACATGTTGTTGTTTCGGGGCCACGGTGGTTCCTCCGAATTTACGACGACAGCGGGGCATGATCTTTATCTGACAATCCAGCCGCCGTGTGACACATGGGCGGGAATTTTGGCAGAAAAGGCAGCCCAATCCGGCAAAAAACGCTGGGCTTTTGTCGCCCCCGACTTTGCGTTGAGCCGTTCTGTCATCGATGGTTTTCAGCGCGACATCAAACAACTCGTCCCGCAAACTGAGTTTGTCGAAACGCAATATTTTCCCATCGGTAAACTTGATGCGGGTGCCGTAACGCAAGCCGTTGCCCACGCCAAACCCGATGGGATCTTCGTTGTCATGTGGGGAACTGATTACCTAAAATTTGTACGCGAGGGTCGTAAACGCGGACTTTTTAATGATCGCCTTGTCATTGGGCCTTATCCGGGATACTCCGCTTTTATCAAGCCGCTTGGCAACGAGGCACCCGTTGGATGGTACTCGGCTTATGGCTATCCCGTCGACAAGATCGAGGGACAAAGTCATAAGACCTTTGTCACAAACTTCAGGAAAGCCTACGGCGACGACCCCGACCTTTCTTCCCTGTATGGCTATGGTATTGTCAAAATCCTTGCACAGGCCATCAATGCCGTCGGCTCTGATGACCCTGACAAGGTCGTAACTTATATAAAAGCCAACCAATTTGACCTGCCGGGCAATATGTTATCTTTCCGCGCTGATGGCGTTTCAAGTATGGGTGATTGGGTCGGTTATACAGGCTTCCGTGATGGCGTCCCCACCATCTTGAACCCCGAATATGTCAATCCAGCAAAATACCTGCCGAGCGCGGAAGAGAACATGGCAAAATGGAAAAAGTGA
- a CDS encoding ABC transporter substrate-binding protein: MKRLALLLSLLLLAAPAWAAQDSVATGKEPIKIGEISEAKFWNLMAVNQRRGFELALEDINAKGGVLGRPLEMISRDGGDGSPEQVLRDVEELVTRQGVQLLLGTGADNVSLAVSSYAKQHGVLFLKALNGTNKQIWEEGHDLAFRFDVPNYMFGGALAEAAAKLPAKRWAFVAPDYEFGHSLVAEFQKALKLRRPDVEFVATQYHPTLKIDAGAVVSALKHANPDAIFVCNFASDAAQFIRQGKVRGLFENRSVVSVLLGQPEGGLGPIGKEAPMGWITQGYPLDEITTPAHKEFLAKYRVKYNADPGWFSFTGYNAMISMAKAIEKAGSTEPHAVAAAMKGMTFDSLVGPITYRASDNQSNLGLWVGKIGLKNGKPALVDWMYESGDNFYPGDDYVKTVRPQQK; the protein is encoded by the coding sequence ATGAAACGCCTTGCCCTTCTTCTCTCTTTGCTTCTCCTCGCCGCACCCGCTTGGGCCGCGCAGGATTCAGTAGCCACAGGCAAAGAGCCAATCAAGATTGGGGAGATATCCGAAGCCAAGTTTTGGAATCTCATGGCCGTAAATCAAAGGCGTGGCTTTGAGCTTGCTCTTGAAGACATCAATGCAAAAGGCGGCGTATTAGGCAGACCGCTTGAAATGATCTCACGCGATGGTGGCGATGGCTCCCCAGAACAAGTGCTTCGCGACGTGGAAGAACTTGTTACACGGCAAGGGGTTCAGCTCTTATTGGGAACCGGAGCAGATAATGTCAGCTTGGCGGTTTCAAGCTATGCCAAACAACACGGCGTCTTATTTCTAAAAGCTCTTAATGGGACAAACAAACAAATATGGGAAGAAGGGCATGATTTAGCCTTCCGTTTCGACGTACCAAATTATATGTTTGGTGGGGCGTTAGCCGAAGCTGCCGCAAAACTTCCCGCAAAACGTTGGGCGTTTGTCGCACCAGACTATGAGTTTGGTCATTCGCTTGTCGCCGAATTTCAGAAGGCCTTAAAACTACGCCGCCCTGATGTCGAGTTTGTCGCGACGCAGTATCATCCTACTTTGAAAATAGACGCTGGAGCCGTTGTATCGGCGCTTAAACACGCCAACCCAGATGCTATTTTTGTTTGCAACTTTGCCAGCGATGCCGCCCAATTTATTCGCCAAGGCAAAGTACGAGGGCTGTTCGAAAATCGCTCTGTCGTAAGCGTCCTCTTAGGACAACCTGAGGGCGGACTTGGTCCCATAGGCAAGGAAGCGCCTATGGGATGGATCACGCAAGGCTATCCCCTCGACGAAATAACGACACCTGCACATAAAGAGTTCCTTGCGAAATACCGTGTGAAGTACAACGCCGATCCGGGTTGGTTTTCTTTCACGGGCTACAACGCGATGATCTCGATGGCCAAGGCGATTGAAAAGGCCGGATCAACGGAGCCTCATGCCGTTGCCGCAGCGATGAAGGGCATGACGTTCGATAGCCTCGTCGGGCCGATCACCTACCGCGCGTCGGACAACCAATCCAACCTTGGCCTTTGGGTCGGGAAAATTGGCTTGAAGAACGGAAAACCCGCTCTTGTTGATTGGATGTATGAATCTGGTGACAATTTCTATCCAGGTGATGACTACGTCAAAACCGTCCGTCCGCAGCAGAAGTAA
- a CDS encoding ABC transporter ATP-binding protein, protein MKPRLSPPLLTVSGLRKSFGGVEAVSDVSFDIRLGQLVALIGANGAGKTTTFNCINGQLKPDGGSVLFNPKALTTRQRIALEEEGELEHDHRSEVHDITGRLPRRIARMGIGRTFQITATFASMTVAENVQMALIARHKIWMRLWGHAYAHAKKEALRYLEMVGLTAQAERHSATLAYGDLKRLELAMALACKPRLLLMDEPTAGMGIHERDDLMRLTQTIAQKHNIGVLFTEHDMSAVFGYADWIIVMHHGEIIARGNAKDIKANKAVRDVYLGNGQD, encoded by the coding sequence ATGAAACCTAGGCTCTCTCCACCGCTTCTGACAGTATCTGGCCTGCGCAAATCGTTTGGCGGGGTTGAAGCCGTGAGCGATGTGTCGTTCGACATTCGCCTTGGACAGCTTGTGGCCCTGATCGGGGCCAACGGCGCTGGCAAGACCACCACTTTCAACTGCATCAATGGGCAGTTAAAGCCGGACGGCGGAAGCGTCCTGTTCAACCCCAAGGCGCTGACGACTAGGCAGCGCATCGCCCTTGAGGAAGAAGGCGAGCTTGAGCATGATCATCGATCCGAAGTTCACGACATTACGGGCCGCCTGCCCCGCCGCATTGCGCGGATGGGGATCGGGCGCACGTTCCAGATCACGGCAACCTTTGCCAGCATGACGGTGGCCGAGAATGTGCAAATGGCGCTGATCGCGCGGCACAAGATTTGGATGCGGCTGTGGGGCCATGCCTATGCTCATGCCAAGAAAGAGGCTTTGCGCTATTTGGAAATGGTGGGTCTCACGGCGCAAGCCGAGCGGCATAGCGCGACGCTGGCCTATGGTGATCTCAAGCGGCTAGAGCTGGCAATGGCGCTGGCCTGTAAACCGCGCCTCCTTTTGATGGATGAGCCGACGGCGGGCATGGGCATTCATGAGCGTGACGATTTGATGCGTCTCACCCAGACCATCGCGCAAAAGCACAACATCGGCGTTTTGTTCACCGAGCACGACATGAGCGCGGTGTTTGGCTATGCCGACTGGATTATCGTCATGCACCACGGCGAGATCATCGCGCGTGGCAACGCCAAAGACATCAAGGCCAACAAAGCCGTCCGCGATGTTTATTTAGGAAATGGTCAAGATTGA
- a CDS encoding ABC transporter substrate-binding protein, translated as MAKLAGLVLGLALLASPVLASPATGEPIKIGDITSYSKITEYIVPYQNAVRLAVDEINETGGINGRPLDLISIDSKGDPAAGVKAAEDLVAREKVSVLLDCNVSNATMAISGWAKQNHIPLINSCATADTIMWDNGHDYIFRTAAGSYMWVSAAIEEAVKQYGDKIKGKRWAVVAPSYESGRAAVKMAKYSAEKLGLNAEWVVEQWPALGKLEAGPTVAALQHAQPDVLFIYLFSSDLAKIVREGNKRGLFKDRIIISPIAGWPESLDMLGKETPSGWFTVGFPVDDIKDEGFVKFRQAYNARFKDRMKFYALSGYSAVQAVAKTLRQAGASDPVKIREALEQLSFPTPFGEESFRKVDHTTNAPFWVGMTGVKDGKGALLNWHVEHVYDHSPPDAWILEQRAKAAEGKKDE; from the coding sequence ATGGCAAAGCTTGCAGGTTTGGTTTTAGGTTTGGCTTTACTGGCTTCCCCCGTTCTTGCCTCTCCCGCAACGGGTGAGCCGATCAAGATCGGGGATATCACGAGCTATAGCAAGATTACTGAGTATATTGTTCCTTATCAAAACGCTGTTCGGTTGGCTGTCGATGAAATTAATGAGACCGGCGGCATCAACGGACGTCCGCTTGACCTTATAAGTATTGATAGCAAGGGTGATCCTGCGGCAGGTGTAAAGGCGGCGGAAGATCTTGTTGCGCGTGAAAAAGTTTCCGTCCTGTTAGATTGCAACGTCTCTAATGCGACGATGGCCATCAGCGGCTGGGCAAAACAAAACCATATTCCCCTTATTAATTCCTGTGCCACGGCTGACACCATCATGTGGGATAACGGACATGATTACATTTTTCGCACGGCGGCCGGAAGTTATATGTGGGTATCAGCCGCCATAGAGGAAGCCGTTAAACAATACGGCGACAAAATTAAGGGAAAACGTTGGGCTGTGGTCGCCCCAAGTTATGAATCCGGTCGTGCCGCTGTTAAAATGGCCAAGTATAGCGCCGAAAAACTTGGATTAAACGCCGAATGGGTTGTTGAGCAATGGCCAGCTCTTGGAAAATTAGAGGCTGGCCCCACCGTCGCGGCGCTTCAGCACGCTCAGCCCGATGTGCTTTTCATCTACTTGTTTTCAAGCGATCTCGCCAAGATCGTTCGTGAGGGGAATAAACGCGGTTTATTCAAGGATCGCATTATCATTTCGCCAATAGCAGGATGGCCTGAGAGCCTTGATATGTTGGGCAAGGAAACGCCGTCAGGCTGGTTTACGGTCGGCTTTCCGGTTGACGATATCAAGGACGAAGGCTTCGTAAAGTTTAGACAGGCCTATAATGCCAGATTTAAGGATAGGATGAAGTTCTACGCCTTGTCGGGTTATAGCGCGGTTCAAGCTGTTGCCAAGACGCTGCGTCAGGCCGGAGCCTCCGATCCCGTCAAAATACGGGAAGCTCTTGAACAACTCTCCTTTCCAACCCCGTTCGGAGAGGAAAGCTTTCGAAAAGTTGATCATACAACTAACGCTCCTTTTTGGGTTGGGATGACGGGAGTCAAGGACGGTAAGGGAGCTCTTCTGAACTGGCACGTTGAGCACGTATATGATCACTCACCCCCAGACGCATGGATACTTGAGCAACGCGCCAAGGCGGCGGAAGGTAAGAAGGACGAATGA
- a CDS encoding ABC transporter substrate-binding protein, whose product MKKHAALVLGLALLASPVLAAPATGEPIKIGDINVGAKLGDYVIGYKNATQMAIDEINAAGGINGRPLEIYHRDSNIDPATAVKFAEELVSREKVHILITCDSSADSLAIANWSLHHKIPFINACSEADSTIWEGGNDYTFRTGQGGYMWASAVLNEAEKIYGDKLKGKRWAIVAPNFEFGQSIVRVTKMLAEQHGLKPIWVDEQWPAFGKMESGATIAAMEHSKPDIIFNILFDTDVVKFVREGNKRGLFKNRIVIAPPVAVPDHIELLGKEMPSGWVSVGFPVDEIKDEGFLKFRKAFEAKFKEPIKFYTVTGYSTIQAIAAALRQAGSPEPEKLRAALETISYETPFGTSHFRKIDHQANTPFWVGVSGIKNGKGALLNWHVENAADHSPSDAWILEQRAKTAVAK is encoded by the coding sequence ATGAAAAAACACGCCGCACTCGTTTTAGGTTTGGCTTTATTGGCCTCCCCTGTCCTCGCCGCTCCCGCAACGGGTGAGCCGATCAAGATCGGGGATATTAATGTAGGGGCAAAGCTTGGTGATTATGTCATCGGCTACAAAAATGCAACGCAGATGGCCATCGACGAGATCAACGCTGCTGGCGGCATCAATGGCCGCCCGCTAGAAATCTATCATCGCGACAGCAACATTGATCCTGCCACAGCTGTCAAATTTGCCGAAGAGCTTGTCTCCCGTGAAAAGGTTCACATTCTGATAACTTGTGATTCATCGGCTGACTCCCTTGCAATCGCAAACTGGTCTTTGCATCACAAGATTCCGTTTATTAATGCCTGCTCAGAAGCCGACAGCACGATTTGGGAAGGTGGCAATGATTACACATTCCGCACGGGGCAAGGTGGCTATATGTGGGCATCCGCCGTCCTGAATGAAGCCGAGAAAATCTATGGCGACAAGCTCAAGGGCAAACGCTGGGCCATCGTCGCGCCAAACTTTGAGTTTGGGCAATCAATCGTCAGAGTCACTAAAATGCTAGCCGAACAACACGGCCTCAAACCCATATGGGTTGATGAACAGTGGCCCGCTTTTGGCAAGATGGAATCTGGCGCGACCATTGCGGCAATGGAACACAGTAAACCGGATATCATCTTCAACATTCTGTTTGACACGGATGTGGTCAAGTTTGTGCGCGAAGGCAACAAGCGTGGCCTTTTCAAAAACAGAATTGTCATTGCACCGCCTGTTGCCGTACCCGATCATATTGAACTTCTGGGAAAAGAAATGCCGAGCGGCTGGGTTTCCGTCGGGTTTCCTGTCGATGAGATTAAGGACGAAGGCTTTCTGAAGTTCCGCAAGGCTTTTGAAGCCAAGTTCAAGGAACCGATCAAGTTTTATACGGTTACAGGGTACAGCACCATTCAGGCCATCGCCGCCGCGCTTCGCCAAGCGGGGTCACCTGAACCTGAGAAACTGCGTGCGGCACTGGAAACCATCAGCTATGAAACACCGTTCGGCACGAGTCATTTCCGCAAGATCGATCATCAGGCCAACACGCCCTTCTGGGTCGGCGTTTCTGGCATCAAAAATGGCAAGGGAGCATTGCTGAACTGGCATGTTGAGAACGCCGCCGATCACTCGCCCTCTGACGCTTGGATCCTTGAGCAGCGCGCCAAAACGGCGGTGGCGAAATAA